The following are from one region of the Salvia hispanica cultivar TCC Black 2014 chromosome 1, UniMelb_Shisp_WGS_1.0, whole genome shotgun sequence genome:
- the LOC125201749 gene encoding ABC transporter G family member 22, giving the protein MEKTNNSTTSLIRTKSDQLVETIAAALGAIKSPVSSGGDAAADGSGNLSRMSSRRLAAASPGRGSGSVGRNTHIRKSRSAQMKFDVDDLNSGAALSRASSASLGFSFSFTGFTVPADEIADSKPFSDDEIADDLEAGRQKKRLQTEPTMPIYLKFTDVTYKVILKGITSTVEKDILYGINGSVSPGEVLALMGPSGSGKTSLLSLLGGRVREPAHGGSITYNDQPYSKSLKCRIGFVTQDDVLFPHLTVRETLTYAARLRLPKTLTKEEKDQRASDVIYELGLESCQDTMIGGSFVRGVSGGERKRVCIGNEIIINPSLLFLDEPTSGLDSTTALRIVDTLHDIAEAGKTVVTTIHQPSSRLFLKFDKLILLGKGSLLYFGKVSEAMVYFSSIGCSPLIAMNPAEFMLDLANGNVTDISVPSELEDKVQMGNSTTETKSGKPAPAVVHEYLVEAYETRVAESEKKKLKNPTPIDDEIKAKVCSAKREWGASWFEQYSILFCRGLKERRHDYFSWLRVTQVLATATILGLLWWQSGSNNPKELQDQAGLLFFIAVFWGFFPVFTAIFTFPQERAMLSKERAADMYRLSAYFVARTTSDLPLDLILPVLFLVVVYFMAGLRMNAGSFFLTVVTVFLCIVAAQGLGLAIGATLMDLKKATTLASVTVMTFMLAGGYFVKNVPVFISWLRYLSFNYHTYKLLLKVQYEHISDTVNGVRIDDGYKEVGALVAMVIGYRILAYLSLRRMKLQPGA; this is encoded by the exons ATGGAGAAGACGAATAATTCGACGACGAGTCTCATACGGACGAAATCCGACCAGCTGGTGGAGACGATCGCGGCGGCGCTGGGCGCGATAAAATCTCCGGTGTCTTCCGGCGGCGATGCGGCGGCGGACGGCAGCGGCAACCTGTCGCGGATGTCGAGCCGGCGGCTGGCGGCGGCGTCGCCGGGGCGGGGCAGCGGCAGCGTGGGGAGGAACACTCACATTCGGAAGTCGAGGAGCGCTCAGATGAAATTCGACGTGGACGACTTGAACAGCGGCGCCGCCCTGAGCCGCGCCTCCAGCGCCAGCCTCggcttctccttctccttcacCGGCTTCACTGTCCCCGCCGACGAGATCGCCGATTCGAAGCCGTTTAGCGACGACGAAATCG CTGATGATCTTGAGGCAGGCAGGCAAAAGAAGAGACTCCAAACAGAACCCACAATGCCAATCTACCTCAAG TTCACAGATGTAACATACAAGGTGATACTGAAAGGCATAACATCGACAGTGGAGAAAGATATTCTGTATGGGATCAATGGCTCTGTTTCTCCAGGGGAAGTTCTAGCCCTGATGGGGCCATCTGGAAGTGGAAAGACTTCATTGCTGAGCCTACTAGGAGGGAGGGTGAGAGAACCCGCCCACGGTGGCTCGATCACGTACAATGATCAACCATATTCCAAGTCCCTAAAGTGCAG GATAGGGTTCGTGACTCAAGACGATGTTCTGTTTCCTCATCTCACTGTGAGGGAGACGCTGACTTATGCAGCTCGGTTGAGGCTTCCAAAGACTTTGACGAAAGAGGAAAAGGATCAAAGAGCGTCGGATGTTATATACGAGCTGGGACTAGAgag CTGCCAAGACACAATGATAGGTGGCTCCTTTGTCAGAGGAGTCTCAGGCGGAGAAAGGAAGCGCGTGTGCATTGGAAATGAGATCATTATCAACCCATCACTCTTGTTCCTGGATGAACCAACCTCAGGCCTGGATTCTACCACTGCTTTGAGGATTGTGGACACATTGCACGACATAGCCGAGGCTGGTAAAACAGTGGTGACGACGATTCACCAGCCATCGAGCAGACTCTTCCTTAAGTTTGACAAGCTGATTCTTCTGGGCAAAGGGAGTCTGCTATACTTTGGAAAGGTGTCGGAAGCAATGGTTTACTTCTCATCCATAGGATGTTCCCCTCTTATTGCGATGAACCCTGCAGAGTTCATGCTCGACCTTGCAAATGGAAACGTAACAGACATCTCCGTCCCCTCAGAGTTGGAGGATAAAGTGCAAATGGGGAACTCCACAACAGAAACAAAGAGTGGAAAACCAGCTCCAGCAGTTGTGCATGAG TATCTCGTGGAGGCTTATGAGACACGGGTAGCTGAAAGTGAGAAGAAGAAACTTAAAAACCCGACCCCAATTGATGATGAGATTAAGGCCAAAGTATGTTCTGCAAAGAGAGAATGGGGAGCAAGTTGGTTTGAACAATACTCCATACTATTCTGCAGAGGACTTAAAGAACGGAGGCACGACTACTTTAGCTGGTTGAGGGTAACTCAGGTTCTTGCGACCGCAACTATTTTGGGATTGCTATGGTGGCAATCTGGCAGCAATAACCCCAAAGAGCTGCAAGATCAG GCAGGGTTACTATTCTTCATTGCCGTGTTTTGGGGATTTTTCCCGGTCTTCACAGCCATCTTTACATTTCCCCAAGAGAGAGCCATGCTGAGCAAGGAACGAGCAGCGGACATGTACAGATTGAGCGCATATTTCGTGGCAAGAACGACAAGCGACCTTCCACTCGACCTTATATTGCCAGTACTTTTCCTCGTGGTTGTATATTTCATGGCAGGGTTACGAATGAATGCCGGTTCATTTTTCCTCACTGTAGTAACAGTTTTTCTCTGCATTGTAGCAGCTCAG GGGCTGGGGCTAGCCATTGGTGCTACACTGATGGATTTAAAGAAGGCGACAACGTTGGCCTCGGTCACAGTGATGACCTTCATGTTGGCTGGAGGATACTTTGTGAAG AATGTTCCGGTTTTTATATCGTGGCTTCGCTATCTCTCCTTCAATTACCACACCTACAAACTTCTCTTGAAAGTGCAGTACGAGCACATAAGTGACACGGTCAATGGGGTCAGAATAGACGACGGTTACAAGGAGGTTGGAGCGCTGGTAGCAATGGTGATAGGCTACAGAATTCTAGCTTACCTATCTTTGAGAAGGATGAAGCTCCAGCCGGGAGCTTAG